From the Saccharomonospora marina XMU15 genome, the window TGGCCGAGAGCCAGCACGACCTGCTGGCGTTCCAGCGGTTGGTCGAGCGCGCCCGCTCGGCGCGCGACGCGGGAGAGTTGGCCGAGGCGGCCAAGTTCTACGCGAGCGCGATGGCGTTGTGGCGGGGTGCTCCGCTGGAGGGTCTCGGGGCTCTGCAGTCACATCCGGTCGTGGTGGGGCTCGCTCGGGAATGCCCGATGGTGGCCGTGGAGTACGCCGACGTCGCCTACCAACTCGGCCACTACCAGGAACTGCTCCCGTTGCTGCAACGGATCGCAGAGGTCGAACCACTGCACGAGACGGTGCACGCCGCTTTGATGATCGCGCTGGCGGGCAGCGGCCAGCAGGCCGCCGCGCTGAACGTGTTCGACACCCTGCGCAAGCGGCTGGCGAACGAACTGGGTGCCGATCCCGGGCACGAGCTGGTGTCGGCCTACCAGCGGGTGCTGCGGCAGGAGGTGGCGCAGCCGGAGTTCTCGCCGGTCACCGCGCACCGCCAGCTACCACCGGACATCGCGGACTTCAGCGGTCGCGCGGCCGAACTCAAGCAACTCAGGGAAACACTTCCGCAAGCAGGTGGCGGCACCGCGGTTGCGATCAGCCTGATCGAGGGCATGGCTGGAGTCGGCAAGACTCGGCTGGCCGTGCGGCTGGCACACCAACTGCTGGCCGAAGGGCGCTACACCGAGCAGCAGCTCTATGTGGACCTTCGCGGCCATTCCGACCAGCCACCTGCCGACCCGAGCGCGGTCTTGGCCTCGTTCCTGCGATTGCTGGGCGTACCGGGAGACCAGATACCGCCGAACATGGAAGAGCGGTCCATCCTGTACCGGGACCGCCTCTACGGCAAGCAGGCGCTCGTGTTGCTCGACAACGCGGCGGGAGAGGACCAGGTGCTTCCGCTGCTTCCCGCGGGCCCCACCAATCTGGTGTTGATCACCAGCAGGCGGGCGCTCGCGCTCGACGGGGCACGTTCGTTGCCGCTGGACGTGTTCCGTCCCGACGAGGCGACGCAACTCCTCGAGCGTGTGGTGGGGCGTGGCCGGGTGCACGCCGAACGCGCCGCCGCGGAGCGGGTCGTGGAGCTGTGCGGCCGACTTCCGCTCGCGGTCGCGCTCGCGGGCAGGCGGTTGCAGTCGCGGCCGGTGTGGGGGTTCAACGAGCTGCTGTCGCGGCTGGGGCAAAGCTGTGACCGGGTCGGCGAGCTGGCGGTGGGCACGAGAAGGCTGCAGGCGGTTTTCGACCTGTCCTACGACGCGCTCGATCAGGCCGAGCGGCGGACCTTCCACCTGCTCGGCCTCCATCCCGGAGACACTTTCACCGTCGACGCCGCGGTGGCGCTCACCGGGCTCACCCCGCTGCGGGCGCGCAGGCTGCTCGACCGGCTCGCCGACGAGCACCTGGTCGACATCGTCAACGGCGACACCTACCGGCTGCACGACCTGCTCGCCGCGTACGCCCGCAATGTCGCCGAGCGGGAGGAGAGCGAGGAGTCACGCAGGGCGGCGATCGGGCGACTGCTGGACTTCTACCTGCACACGGCGGCGCAGGCCGCTCAGCGGCTGCAGGCCAATCCGGTGGAGCTCGATCTGGCAGGTAGCGCGCCGGCCTACCTGCCACGGTTGGCCAGCAAGGAGGAGGCCAAGCACTGGCTGGACAGCGAACGGCCCAACCTCATCGACGCGGTGACGCTGGCGGCCGAACACGGCTGGCCCGGCCACGCCTGGCAGCTGACCAGGTCGCTGCGGGAGTACCTGCACCTCTACGGCTACGGGCACGACCAGGACTGGGTGCGGGTCCACGAGGCGGCACTCGCGGCGGCCGTCGCCGCGGGCGACGAGGTCGGCGAGGCGCTGACCAGAACCGATCTCGCCGCCGCTTACCTGAACCACGGGCGCGGCGAAGACGCCCGGCGACACCTGCTGCACGCCCTGCGGTTCCACCGCGAGGTCGGCGACCGCAAACTCGAGTGCTCCACCCTCAACTCGCTGGGTCGGCTCTGCTACCGGTTCGGCGACTTCCGCGAGGCGGCGCGGTACCTGCAACAGGCCGCCTCGCTGTGCCTTGGACGCGACAGTTACCTGGAACAGACCACGCGGGCCTACCTCGGCATGGTCTCGCTGGTGTTCGGTGACACCGATGAGGCGCTCGAGCACTACGCGCACAGCCTGAGGCTGGCTCGAAGGCTCGGCAACACCGACGGCGAAACCCACATGCTCGCCGAGATCGGCTGGGTCGAGTGGCGGCTGGGCAGGCGAGCCGACGCCACCGCCCATTTCGACAAGGCGCTGGCCGTGGCCACCAGCAACGGGCTGTCCCCGAGGGAGGCTCACGTGCGTCATCGGCTCGCCGACGTGCTGCGCAGTCAGGGTTGCCTCGTGGAAGCGCTCGACAACCTCACCGAAGCGCTGCGAATCGTGCGCGCGGTCGGTGGGGACACCTCGGAGAGCGACGTGCTCATCGACCTCGGTGCCACCTACCGGGAGATCGGCAACATGCCTACGGCGTACACGTTGCTCGACGAGGCCATCCGCTCGGCGATCAAGCGTAAGGAGCGCTACCAGGAAGCCAGGGGACTCAACGAACTCGCCGAGCTGCACCGGTGCACCTCGCGTGCCGAGCTCGCTCGGGACAACTGGCGACGAGCGCACGCGCTGTTCGCCGAACTGGGCACACCGCAGGCCCGGGAGCTGCAGGCGTTGACCTGTGACGTCGGTTCGGTCGCCTGAGCTCACCGGGCGTTGGGGTGGCTGCGCCGAGTCAGCGCGGGGACATCCGCAGTGCGCCGTCGAGCCGGATGACGTCGCCGTTGAGGTAGTCGTGCTCAACGATGTCGAGCGCCAGTTGCGCGAACTCGTCGGGGCGGCCGAGCCGTTTCGGGAACGGCACCCCTTCGGCGAGGCCCGCGCGGAACTCCTCGCTGACCGTGGCGAGCATCGGGGTGTCGATGATGCCCGGTGCGATGGTCATCACCCGGATTCCCGCTGACGCCAGGTCGCGGGCCGCGGGCACCGTCATACCCACCACCCCGCCCTTCGACGCGGAGTACGCGATCTGCCCGATCTGGCCCTCGAACGCGGCGACGGAAGCGGTGTTGATGATTACCCCGCGCTGATCGTCTCGCAGCGGCTCGGTCTGTGCGATGGCCTGTGCCGCCACCGTCAGCACGTTGAAGGTGCCGACCAGGTTCACCTCGACGACCCTGCGGAACAGGTCGAGGTCGTGCGGCCCCTTCCTGGACAGGATGCGCGCGGACGGCCCGATGCCTGCGCAGTTGACGACGATGCGCAGCGGCACACCGCTGCTCGTCGCTCGGTCGACCGCGTCGCGTACCTGGTCCGGCTCGGTCACGTCCGTCCGGACGTAGGTGATGCCCTCCACCTCGGGCGCGGTTTCGATCGCGGCCGGTAGGTCGAGGGCGAACACCTGGGCGCCCCGCTTCGCGAGCGCGGCGGCGGTTGCGCCGCCGAGGCCGGAGGCGCCGCCGGTCACGATGGCTGCGGTGTCGGTGATCTGCATGTTCTTCCCTTCTCACTGCTGAGAACCACGACCAGGTTAACGCTCGTTCGCGCGGGCGAAATGTCGACCAATGGCCGCTTCGCGGTGCCCCTGGTGTTCGCCCGCGGGTCAACTGCCGGTGTGACCGTCGAGGAATGCACGCTGCATCGATCGTCGTGGTCGGTACCGGGTACGTGGGTCTGACGACGGGAGCCTGCCTCGCCTGCCTCGGCCACCGGGTCACCTGCGTGGACGTCGACGCGGCCAAGGTGGCTCGGCTCGCCGCGGGCAGGGTGGACATCATGGAACCGGGGCTGGCCGGACTCGTCGCGCGCGGACTCACCGGTGGCACGCTGTCCTTCACCGTGGAGGCGCGGGCCGCTGTGGAGTCGGCCGACGCCGTCTTCCTGTGCGTGCCCACCCCGATGGGGGCGGGCGGCGCGGCCGATCTTCGGGCGGTGGAGTCGGCCGTCGCCACGATGGCGAACTCGCTGCCCTCGGATTCCGTGCTGGTGACGAAGTCGACCGTTCCGGTGGGGACGGCGCGGCGAATCGGTGACCTGCTCGGTCGCGACGACGTGGCCGTGGTGTCGAACCCGGAGTTCCTCAGGGAAGGTACGGCCGTTGCCGACTTCCTCGGACCGCAGCGAATCGTCGTCGGCTCGGACACGCCCGGAGCCGCCGAGCGGGTCGCCGCGCTGTACCGGCTGCTTGAGGCTCCCGTCGTCGTCACCGACGCCGCCAGCGCCGAACTGGTCAAGTACGCGGCGAACTGCTTCCTGGCGACCAAGCTCTCGTACGTGAACTCGATCGCGGAGCTGTGTGAACGGCTGGGGGCCGACATCGACGCGGTCACGCGCGGAATGGGATACGACAGCAGGATCGGGCGATCGTTTCTCTCGCCGGGGCCGGGCTGGGGTGGTTCGTGCCTGCCGAAGGACACCAGCGCGCTGCTGCGCATCGCCGACGCGGTGGGTTTCGACTTCCGGCTGCTGTCGGCGGCGGTCGAGGACAACCTCGCACAGCGCGACCGGGTGGTCGCGAAGGTGGCGAACGCCGTGGGCGGCGAGCTCGCCGGAGCGCGGATCGGGCTGCTCGGCCTCGCGTTCAAGGCGGGAACCGACGACCTGCGGGACTCACCCGCGCTGTCGGTGGCCTCGGTGCTTTCCGCCCACGGTGCGCGGCTTTGCGCCTACGATCCCGCCGTGACAGGGCCGCTGCCGGGCATGGCCGTCACCGACGATCCCTACCGGGTCGCGCGGGGAGCCGACGCGCTCGTGGTGCTCACCGAATGGCCGGAGTTCACCCAGCTGGACTGGACCTACGTCGCCGACCTGATGCGCGGCACGGCCGTCGTGGACACCCGGAACCTGCTGTCGCCCGCGTCGTTGCGTGACGCGGGGCTGCGGTGGACCGGCCTCGGCAGGTCAACGAACCGTATCGATGCCACTTCTGTTAGTTGAGCGAACAAAGCTATTCCCCTTATGGTCTGGGAGTGTTCACGACCAGACCAGAGCTCGCCGGTACCCACGGCATGGTGGCCTCCACCCACTGGCTTGCCTCGGCAACGGGCATGGCGGTGCTCGAGGACGGCGGCAACGCCTTCGACGCGGCCGTCGCGGCGGGTTTCGTTCTCCAGGTGGCGGAGCCGCACCTCAACGGCCCGGCAGGGCAGGTGCCCGCGATCTTCGTGACCGCGGCCGCGCGCACCCCGAAGGTGCTGTGCGGGCAGGGGGTCGCTCCATCGGCCGCGACCTCCGGACATTTCGCCGACCTGGGCCTCGACCTGATCCCGGGCAGCGGCTTGCTGGCGGCCACCGTGCCGGGTGCGTGGGACGCCTGGCTGCTGCTGCTTCGGGACCACGGCACCAAGCGGCTGCGTGACGTGCTCGGCTACGCGATCTCCTACGCGTGGAAGGGCGTTCCGGTGGTCGGCCGCATCACCGAGACCATCGACACCGTGGCCGAGTTGTTCGCCAACCACTGGCCCACCTCGGCCGGGCTGTGGCTGCCCGGCGGGGAGGCGCCCGCCCCCGGCTCGTTGCACCGCAACCCGACCTTGGCACGCACCTGGCAACGGCTGCTCGCCGAGGCCGAGACCTGCTCGGGGCGAGAGGAGCAGATCGAGGCCGCCCGCAGGGCGTGGTCGCACGGATTCGTCGCCGAGGCGATCGATGAGTTCAGCAGGAACGCCTTCCGCGACGACAGCGGTCGCGACCATGCCGGGCTGCTCACCGGCGACGACCTCGCCGCCTGGGAGGCCAGCTACGAGGACGCCGTCGTCACCGACTTCGGCGAGTGGAGTCTGGTCAAGTGCGGAGCCTGGACCCAGGGCCCCGTGCTGGCGCAGCAACTGCGCATGCTGGAGGGCTTCAGTGACGAGTTGGCGTACCTGGACGGTAGGCCGACGGCGCGGACGGTGCACCTGGCCACCGAATGCGCCAAGCTGGCCTTCGCCGACAGGGAGGCCTGGTACGGCGACTCGAACGTCGACCTGGACCTGCTGCTGTCGCGCGAGTACGCCGAGCAGCGACGCA encodes:
- a CDS encoding tetratricopeptide repeat protein — protein: MTQQEVADLAGLSVAGLRDVEQGRVTRPRASTVRRLADVLGLTLEELDTLLRRSSSAVDDEDLRFEILGPLRVVVDGAVVDPGSEKQRILTGLLALSPNTPVGRDSLVEALWGDSAGAGAVDSLQSRISRLRRRLRLSDTEGDGVLVATRGGYQLSVAESQHDLLAFQRLVERARSARDAGELAEAAKFYASAMALWRGAPLEGLGALQSHPVVVGLARECPMVAVEYADVAYQLGHYQELLPLLQRIAEVEPLHETVHAALMIALAGSGQQAAALNVFDTLRKRLANELGADPGHELVSAYQRVLRQEVAQPEFSPVTAHRQLPPDIADFSGRAAELKQLRETLPQAGGGTAVAISLIEGMAGVGKTRLAVRLAHQLLAEGRYTEQQLYVDLRGHSDQPPADPSAVLASFLRLLGVPGDQIPPNMEERSILYRDRLYGKQALVLLDNAAGEDQVLPLLPAGPTNLVLITSRRALALDGARSLPLDVFRPDEATQLLERVVGRGRVHAERAAAERVVELCGRLPLAVALAGRRLQSRPVWGFNELLSRLGQSCDRVGELAVGTRRLQAVFDLSYDALDQAERRTFHLLGLHPGDTFTVDAAVALTGLTPLRARRLLDRLADEHLVDIVNGDTYRLHDLLAAYARNVAEREESEESRRAAIGRLLDFYLHTAAQAAQRLQANPVELDLAGSAPAYLPRLASKEEAKHWLDSERPNLIDAVTLAAEHGWPGHAWQLTRSLREYLHLYGYGHDQDWVRVHEAALAAAVAAGDEVGEALTRTDLAAAYLNHGRGEDARRHLLHALRFHREVGDRKLECSTLNSLGRLCYRFGDFREAARYLQQAASLCLGRDSYLEQTTRAYLGMVSLVFGDTDEALEHYAHSLRLARRLGNTDGETHMLAEIGWVEWRLGRRADATAHFDKALAVATSNGLSPREAHVRHRLADVLRSQGCLVEALDNLTEALRIVRAVGGDTSESDVLIDLGATYREIGNMPTAYTLLDEAIRSAIKRKERYQEARGLNELAELHRCTSRAELARDNWRRAHALFAELGTPQARELQALTCDVGSVA
- a CDS encoding SDR family NAD(P)-dependent oxidoreductase; the encoded protein is MQITDTAAIVTGGASGLGGATAAALAKRGAQVFALDLPAAIETAPEVEGITYVRTDVTEPDQVRDAVDRATSSGVPLRIVVNCAGIGPSARILSRKGPHDLDLFRRVVEVNLVGTFNVLTVAAQAIAQTEPLRDDQRGVIINTASVAAFEGQIGQIAYSASKGGVVGMTVPAARDLASAGIRVMTIAPGIIDTPMLATVSEEFRAGLAEGVPFPKRLGRPDEFAQLALDIVEHDYLNGDVIRLDGALRMSPR
- a CDS encoding UDP-glucose dehydrogenase family protein, giving the protein MHAASIVVVGTGYVGLTTGACLACLGHRVTCVDVDAAKVARLAAGRVDIMEPGLAGLVARGLTGGTLSFTVEARAAVESADAVFLCVPTPMGAGGAADLRAVESAVATMANSLPSDSVLVTKSTVPVGTARRIGDLLGRDDVAVVSNPEFLREGTAVADFLGPQRIVVGSDTPGAAERVAALYRLLEAPVVVTDAASAELVKYAANCFLATKLSYVNSIAELCERLGADIDAVTRGMGYDSRIGRSFLSPGPGWGGSCLPKDTSALLRIADAVGFDFRLLSAAVEDNLAQRDRVVAKVANAVGGELAGARIGLLGLAFKAGTDDLRDSPALSVASVLSAHGARLCAYDPAVTGPLPGMAVTDDPYRVARGADALVVLTEWPEFTQLDWTYVADLMRGTAVVDTRNLLSPASLRDAGLRWTGLGRSTNRIDATSVS
- a CDS encoding gamma-glutamyltransferase family protein, with amino-acid sequence MFTTRPELAGTHGMVASTHWLASATGMAVLEDGGNAFDAAVAAGFVLQVAEPHLNGPAGQVPAIFVTAAARTPKVLCGQGVAPSAATSGHFADLGLDLIPGSGLLAATVPGAWDAWLLLLRDHGTKRLRDVLGYAISYAWKGVPVVGRITETIDTVAELFANHWPTSAGLWLPGGEAPAPGSLHRNPTLARTWQRLLAEAETCSGREEQIEAARRAWSHGFVAEAIDEFSRNAFRDDSGRDHAGLLTGDDLAAWEASYEDAVVTDFGEWSLVKCGAWTQGPVLAQQLRMLEGFSDELAYLDGRPTARTVHLATECAKLAFADREAWYGDSNVDLDLLLSREYAEQRRKLVGDEASGELRPGGADPRLPKVIEATRGRRAEGGAVGEPTVDPAGRTRGDTVHIDVVDAHGNMISATPSGGWLQSSPTIPELGFCLDSRAQMFWLEQGLPNSLAPGKRPRITLSPSMALRHGEPVLAFGTPGGDQQDQWQLCLWLAHTVGGLNLQESIDAPAWHTTSFPSSFYPRAWTPKELVVESRIGEAALRELAERGHEVVDAGPWALGRLSAVSRDPASGILRAAANPRGMQGYAVGR